The proteins below are encoded in one region of Bacteroides uniformis:
- the traM gene encoding conjugative transposon protein TraM, translated as MMEEQNQEKATATQHVTVADAAAPETGNGKKEDKGGGKKEKNTAKPLTPKQLQQRKKLMVYPLMGLLFLGSMWLIFAPSEEQGVNRDTVGAFNADIPLPENDGIIGDKRKAYEQAQAEKQQAEKVRSLEDFAFSEESNTDGVEMELPDSEPEREPFRDYSDKGGGSRSSVTAYRDINRQLGSFYEEPKVDGEKEELKRQVEELTAKLEERERQAGGIDDQVALMEKSYELAAKYMGQNGRDGVAVQVPATGQDGNGLGQPAVAVQAARERTVSGLQQPLSDAEFMRRYSQPRNYGFNTAVGSGYAMGKNTIRACIHGDQTIMDGQTVKLRLLEPLQAGNLVIPQNTLVAGTGKVQGERLDIVVSSIEYRGNLLPVELAVYDSDGQKGLSVPSSLEQEAAKEAMANIGGGLGTSISFARSAGQQVAMDITRGLMQGGSQYLAKKFRTVKVHLKAGYELMLYAKQQ; from the coding sequence ATGATGGAAGAACAGAACCAAGAAAAAGCAACGGCAACGCAGCACGTGACGGTGGCGGATGCCGCAGCCCCGGAGACGGGGAACGGAAAGAAGGAGGACAAGGGCGGCGGGAAAAAGGAAAAGAATACAGCCAAGCCGCTCACGCCGAAACAGTTGCAGCAACGGAAGAAGCTGATGGTATATCCGCTGATGGGCTTGCTGTTCCTCGGCTCGATGTGGCTGATATTCGCACCTTCGGAGGAGCAGGGCGTGAACCGGGACACCGTGGGGGCGTTCAACGCCGACATCCCCCTGCCGGAGAACGACGGGATCATCGGCGACAAGCGGAAAGCCTACGAGCAGGCGCAGGCGGAGAAACAGCAGGCGGAGAAGGTGCGCTCGCTGGAGGACTTCGCCTTCTCCGAAGAGAGCAATACGGACGGGGTGGAAATGGAACTGCCGGACAGCGAGCCGGAACGGGAACCGTTCAGGGACTATTCGGACAAGGGCGGCGGCAGCCGTTCCTCCGTTACCGCCTACCGGGACATCAACCGTCAGCTCGGCTCGTTCTACGAGGAGCCGAAGGTGGACGGGGAAAAGGAGGAGCTGAAAAGGCAGGTGGAGGAGCTGACCGCCAAGCTGGAAGAAAGGGAACGGCAGGCGGGCGGAATCGACGATCAGGTGGCGCTGATGGAGAAGAGCTACGAGCTTGCCGCCAAGTACATGGGACAGAACGGGCGGGACGGCGTAGCCGTGCAGGTGCCCGCCACCGGACAGGACGGCAACGGTTTGGGACAGCCCGCCGTGGCGGTGCAGGCGGCACGGGAACGGACGGTATCGGGGCTGCAACAGCCCCTGAGCGATGCGGAGTTCATGCGGCGGTACAGCCAGCCGAGGAACTACGGCTTCAACACGGCGGTAGGCAGCGGGTACGCTATGGGGAAGAACACAATACGGGCGTGCATCCACGGGGATCAGACGATTATGGACGGACAGACGGTGAAGCTCCGGCTGCTCGAACCGCTGCAAGCGGGAAACCTTGTGATTCCGCAGAACACGCTCGTTGCGGGTACGGGAAAGGTACAGGGGGAACGGCTGGATATCGTGGTGTCGTCCATCGAATACCGGGGGAACTTGCTGCCCGTGGAGCTGGCGGTGTATGACAGTGACGGGCAGAAAGGCTTGTCTGTCCCTTCATCGCTGGAACAGGAAGCGGCAAAGGAGGCGATGGCGAACATCGGCGGCGGGTTGGGAACGAGCATCTCGTTCGCACGGAGCGCCGGACAGCAGGTAGCAATGGACATCACCCGTGGGCTGATGCAGGGCGGCAGCCAGTACCTTGCCAAGAAGTTCCGCACGGTAAAGGTGCACCTGAAAGCGGGGTATGAGCTGATGCTTTACGCCAAACAACAATAG
- the traN gene encoding conjugative transposon protein TraN, with translation MKKIFGWVALLMGMVTGANAQVNDTIQRAAGNDLYQGITRKLPYRQMVTPHGVQVTFAKTVHIIFPSAVRYVDLGSNWIIAGKADGAENVIRVKATTEGFPGETNFSVICEDGSFYSFNARYAHEPEMLNIEMKDFLENGDTTDFSHTRMNIYFRELAGESPLLVKLIMQSIYKEDRREIRHLGCKRFGVQFLLKSVHSHNGLFYFHTETRNRSNVAFRTDFIRFKIVDKKVPKRTAIQERVIDPVRSYNEVLVTEGKSDVRTVYAVPQFTIPDDKLLVIELFEKDGGRHQTIRVENADLVAAKQINELKIK, from the coding sequence ATGAAAAAGATTTTTGGATGGGTCGCCCTGCTTATGGGCATGGTGACGGGTGCGAACGCACAAGTGAATGATACGATACAGCGGGCTGCGGGCAACGACCTGTATCAGGGGATTACACGGAAGCTACCCTACCGGCAGATGGTTACGCCCCACGGGGTGCAGGTGACGTTCGCCAAGACGGTGCATATCATCTTCCCCTCGGCGGTGCGGTACGTGGACTTGGGAAGCAATTGGATTATCGCCGGGAAAGCGGACGGTGCGGAGAACGTGATCCGGGTGAAGGCGACCACCGAGGGTTTTCCGGGGGAAACGAACTTTTCCGTTATCTGCGAGGACGGGAGCTTCTATTCGTTCAATGCCCGGTATGCGCATGAGCCGGAGATGCTGAACATCGAGATGAAGGATTTTTTGGAGAACGGGGACACGACGGACTTTTCGCATACCCGCATGAATATCTATTTCAGGGAACTGGCAGGCGAAAGCCCGCTCTTAGTGAAGCTGATCATGCAGAGCATCTACAAGGAGGACAGGCGGGAGATCCGGCACTTGGGCTGCAAACGCTTCGGGGTGCAGTTCCTCCTGAAATCCGTCCACTCGCACAACGGGCTGTTCTATTTCCACACGGAAACAAGGAACAGGTCGAACGTGGCTTTCCGGACGGACTTTATCCGGTTCAAGATCGTCGACAAGAAAGTGCCGAAGCGCACCGCCATTCAGGAACGGGTGATCGACCCGGTGCGCAGCTACAACGAGGTGCTGGTGACGGAGGGGAAAAGCGACGTGCGCACGGTGTATGCCGTCCCGCAGTTCACCATACCGGACGACAAGCTGCTGGTCATCGAGCTGTTCGAGAAGGACGGCGGCAGGCACCAGACCATCCGGGTGGAGAACGCCGACCTCGTGGCGGCAAAACAGATTAACGAACTGAAAATCAAGTAA
- a CDS encoding conjugal transfer protein TraO, translated as MKRLLFIILLFGVCLHFNRAHAQRCLPGMRGIQLTGGLSDNMRWKNGDGFGYHAGIAVSTYTKNAHHWVIGAEYLEKRYDYRGSLYPVSQFTGEGGYYLNFLSDRKKTFFAALGLSALAGYETVNWGESLLPDGSRLTDEDNFIYGGALTLELSAYVTDKIVLLVNGRQRVLFGGDCGRFHTQVGVGIRFMIR; from the coding sequence ATGAAAAGGTTACTGTTCATTATCCTGCTTTTCGGGGTGTGCCTGCATTTTAACCGGGCACACGCCCAACGGTGCCTGCCCGGAATGAGGGGCATACAGCTCACGGGCGGACTGTCGGACAACATGCGCTGGAAAAACGGCGACGGCTTCGGCTACCACGCCGGGATAGCGGTGAGTACCTACACGAAGAACGCCCACCATTGGGTAATCGGTGCGGAATACTTGGAGAAGCGGTACGACTACCGGGGCAGTCTCTATCCGGTGAGCCAGTTCACAGGTGAGGGCGGCTATTACCTGAACTTCCTTTCCGACAGGAAGAAGACGTTCTTCGCCGCACTGGGGCTGTCCGCCCTTGCCGGGTACGAGACGGTGAACTGGGGCGAGAGCCTGCTGCCGGACGGCTCACGACTGACGGATGAAGACAATTTCATCTACGGGGGTGCGCTGACGCTGGAGCTGTCCGCCTACGTGACGGACAAGATTGTCTTGCTGGTAAACGGTCGCCAACGGGTGCTGTTCGGCGGTGACTGCGGACGGTTCCACACGCAGGTCGGCGTGGGAATCCGCTTCATGATTCGATAA
- a CDS encoding DUF3872 domain-containing protein, which produces MRTMIYKIFTGCYIVAALVLVAACNDKLDIQTKYPFTVETMPVPKELKVNETAEIRCELKREGRWEDTRYTIRWFLFDGEGTLKLDDGTALLPNDRYPLEKETFRLYFTPLSDEQSSFTVWVEDSDGQAVELEYDFNADNDKEGGDGTE; this is translated from the coding sequence ATGAGGACAATGATTTATAAAATATTCACGGGCTGCTACATCGTGGCCGCCCTCGTGCTGGTCGCAGCCTGTAATGACAAGCTGGATATTCAGACGAAATACCCGTTCACGGTGGAGACGATGCCCGTCCCGAAGGAGCTGAAAGTGAACGAGACGGCGGAGATACGGTGCGAGCTGAAACGGGAAGGACGCTGGGAGGACACCCGGTACACGATCCGCTGGTTCCTCTTCGACGGGGAAGGGACGCTCAAACTGGATGACGGCACGGCACTGCTGCCCAATGACCGCTACCCGCTGGAGAAAGAGACGTTCCGGCTCTATTTCACCCCGCTGTCGGACGAGCAGAGCAGCTTCACCGTCTGGGTGGAGGACTCGGACGGTCAGGCGGTCGAGCTGGAATACGACTTCAATGCGGACAACGACAAGGAGGGCGGGGATGGAACGGAATGA
- a CDS encoding type II toxin-antitoxin system antitoxin SocA domain-containing protein, producing MKTLEQVKKIESVVLYVLRKFPEGVDYIKLFKIIYFAQKEYLVNYGKVLCPDTFKARTFGPVPALSDKVIKLVELEEEDIDSYPDLRNFYNSIRVQDQMVYALAEPDMDYLSRKECEYLDKWYNYCKDKDSKKELSPESHDEAYTKAYTRYKDDPQLGTLTNIEIAKAGGATEKMVAYIREKELMTNELS from the coding sequence ATGAAGACTCTTGAGCAAGTAAAGAAAATAGAATCTGTGGTATTGTACGTACTGCGTAAGTTTCCTGAAGGGGTTGATTATATCAAGCTCTTCAAGATAATTTATTTTGCCCAAAAAGAATATCTGGTCAACTATGGCAAGGTGTTATGTCCTGATACCTTTAAGGCACGCACCTTCGGTCCGGTTCCGGCATTGTCTGACAAGGTTATAAAACTTGTCGAGTTGGAGGAGGAAGATATAGACTCTTATCCCGATTTGAGGAATTTCTACAATTCTATCCGTGTACAGGATCAGATGGTTTACGCTCTGGCAGAACCGGATATGGATTATCTGTCCCGTAAGGAATGTGAATATCTGGATAAATGGTACAACTATTGCAAGGACAAGGATTCAAAAAAAGAATTGTCTCCGGAATCGCACGATGAAGCGTACACCAAGGCTTACACGAGATACAAGGATGATCCCCAGTTGGGAACTCTTACAAATATTGAAATAGCCAAAGCCGGAGGTGCCACAGAAAAGATGGTCGCCTACATCCGTGAAAAAGAACTGATGACGAATGAACTTTCTTGA
- a CDS encoding JAB domain-containing protein, which produces MNTLSFPQITVSYKDADASKRVKIHSSKESYDILKTFYEDCMQHHEECWAMYLNRAGKLLGVSCISRSGIDCTVVDIRIVLQTALVSHASGIILSHNHPSGSTVASTQDNNLTSQLKKGCEAIGIRLLDHIILTEDTYLSYTDEGML; this is translated from the coding sequence ATGAATACACTGTCTTTTCCTCAAATCACCGTAAGTTACAAGGACGCTGACGCATCCAAGAGAGTTAAAATCCACTCTTCCAAGGAGTCTTACGACATCCTCAAGACCTTCTACGAGGACTGTATGCAGCACCACGAGGAGTGCTGGGCGATGTACCTGAACCGGGCAGGCAAGCTGCTGGGCGTTTCGTGCATCTCACGCAGCGGGATAGACTGTACGGTGGTGGACATACGCATCGTCCTCCAGACGGCTCTCGTTTCCCATGCCTCGGGAATCATTCTCTCGCACAACCACCCGTCCGGCTCGACGGTGGCAAGCACACAGGACAACAACCTGACCAGCCAGTTGAAGAAAGGCTGCGAGGCAATCGGCATCCGCCTCTTGGACCACATCATACTGACCGAGGACACCTACCTCAGCTACACCGACGAGGGGATGCTTTAG
- a CDS encoding ParB/RepB/Spo0J family partition protein, translated as MKTKANQSAAEKNITMVALADIQPSGFNPRKRFDEAALYELAESIKRQGVLQPITVRPVDGTDRYGIVFGERRYRASVIAGRDEIPAIVTELSDEEAEEMAITENLQRKDVTPVEEAAAYQRLIESGRHTVQTLAQLFGKNENYIRTRLKFTALIPEIAALLEADELTISVAAEICRYGEDIQREVYEKHLQDEGTYNSWRGLKAADVARRIEQNFTTDLQYYRFDKTECATCAHNTNNLLLFRDGGCGHCANRTCLAEMNASYLMERAVQIMQTQPGVSLCRDRYCTNETVVERLIASGYEVETLDRYTAFPSCPKEPKAENFNDPERYGEARTRYEQQWADYMEQEEEITRRSEAGEITVYAKIGQKEIDFCYVENVTEAQTADGTPAPAPLSPVEKLEKQDERNKEIALERTVEDTKKQILEADITGGKFSADEDTMLYFFLLSSLRKEHFAAVGIAEDKQYITDEDKMGIIGNLTVRMKTIIRRDFLVANFKGAYGNNTVATLLLDFARRHMPEELANIEREYNGVYEKRHQRIEEKKAVLLVQERARERKVTQPEEEPQAEEIAA; from the coding sequence ATGAAGACAAAAGCAAATCAATCAGCAGCAGAGAAAAACATCACGATGGTAGCATTGGCAGACATTCAGCCGAGCGGTTTCAACCCACGCAAGCGTTTCGATGAAGCAGCCCTTTACGAGCTTGCCGAGAGCATCAAGCGGCAGGGCGTGTTGCAGCCCATCACCGTGCGCCCCGTTGACGGGACAGACCGTTACGGGATTGTTTTCGGGGAACGCCGTTACCGTGCGTCCGTCATTGCGGGTAGGGACGAAATTCCCGCAATCGTAACCGAGTTGTCGGACGAGGAAGCCGAGGAAATGGCGATTACCGAGAACTTGCAGCGCAAGGACGTGACACCCGTGGAGGAAGCCGCAGCCTATCAACGGCTTATCGAGAGCGGACGCCACACCGTGCAGACCTTGGCGCAACTCTTCGGAAAGAACGAGAACTACATCCGCACACGGCTGAAATTCACCGCCCTTATCCCCGAAATCGCCGCCCTTTTGGAAGCGGACGAGCTGACCATCAGCGTGGCGGCTGAAATCTGCCGATACGGGGAGGACATTCAGCGTGAGGTGTACGAAAAGCATTTGCAGGACGAGGGAACGTACAACAGTTGGCGGGGACTGAAAGCCGCCGATGTCGCAAGGCGCATCGAGCAGAACTTCACCACCGACCTGCAATACTACCGCTTCGACAAGACCGAGTGCGCCACGTGCGCACACAACACCAACAACCTGCTGCTGTTCCGTGATGGCGGGTGCGGGCATTGCGCCAACCGCACGTGCCTTGCCGAAATGAACGCATCCTACCTCATGGAGCGGGCTGTGCAAATCATGCAGACCCAGCCGGGCGTGTCGCTCTGCCGTGACCGCTACTGCACCAACGAGACGGTTGTCGAACGGCTAATCGCTTCGGGCTACGAGGTGGAGACCCTTGACAGGTACACCGCCTTTCCAAGCTGCCCGAAAGAACCCAAAGCCGAAAATTTCAACGACCCCGAACGCTACGGGGAAGCCCGCACCCGCTACGAGCAGCAATGGGCGGACTACATGGAGCAGGAGGAGGAAATCACCCGCAGGAGCGAAGCGGGGGAAATCACCGTCTATGCCAAAATCGGGCAGAAGGAGATTGACTTCTGCTATGTGGAGAACGTGACCGAAGCGCAGACAGCGGACGGAACGCCCGCACCCGCACCGCTCTCACCCGTGGAGAAATTGGAGAAGCAGGACGAGCGCAACAAGGAAATCGCACTCGAACGCACGGTGGAGGACACCAAGAAACAAATCCTCGAAGCCGACATCACGGGCGGCAAGTTCAGTGCGGACGAAGATACCATGTTGTACTTCTTCCTTCTGTCCTCGCTCCGTAAGGAACACTTCGCAGCCGTGGGGATTGCGGAAGACAAGCAGTATATCACGGACGAAGACAAGATGGGGATTATCGGCAACCTCACCGTGAGGATGAAGACCATCATCCGCAGGGACTTTCTTGTAGCCAATTTCAAGGGAGCATACGGCAACAACACCGTGGCGACCCTCTTGCTTGACTTCGCACGCAGGCACATGCCGGAGGAACTCGCCAACATCGAAAGGGAGTACAACGGGGTGTACGAGAAGCGGCATCAGCGCATCGAGGAAAAGAAAGCCGTCCTCTTGGTGCAGGAACGGGCAAGGGAGCGCAAGGTAACGCAACCCGAAGAAGAACCGCAAGCCGAAGAGATTGCAGCCTAA
- a CDS encoding SLOG family protein translates to METRTWTENGTPVSKEKTVAFSGHRTNRIAKFTADREKLFREVAFDTFAAIESYCIKKGYDTFLSGMCEGFDLIAAEEVLNLKKRYPHIRLKCVVPFKGQAERYTQADKRRYDTILAQADEVVTLQDGYTEGCFLRRNDYLLENSAFLMVYYDTVAIGGTFYTLKRAVEQKKKFANVCYNRR, encoded by the coding sequence ATGGAAACAAGGACATGGACAGAAAACGGAACACCCGTCAGCAAAGAAAAGACGGTAGCCTTTTCGGGACACCGCACCAACCGTATAGCCAAGTTCACGGCAGACCGTGAGAAACTCTTTAGGGAAGTGGCGTTCGACACGTTTGCAGCCATCGAAAGTTATTGTATCAAAAAAGGCTACGACACCTTTTTGTCGGGAATGTGCGAGGGCTTCGACCTTATCGCAGCAGAGGAAGTATTGAACCTCAAAAAGAGATACCCGCATATCCGTCTGAAATGCGTTGTTCCCTTCAAGGGACAAGCCGAACGGTACACCCAAGCCGACAAGCGGCGTTACGACACCATTTTGGCGCAAGCCGATGAAGTGGTAACCTTGCAGGACGGATATACCGAGGGCTGTTTCCTGCGCCGTAACGACTATCTTTTGGAAAACTCCGCTTTTCTGATGGTCTATTACGATACGGTAGCCATAGGCGGCACGTTCTACACCCTCAAACGGGCAGTAGAGCAGAAAAAGAAGTTCGCGAACGTGTGCTATAACCGCAGGTAG
- a CDS encoding ArdC family protein → MATTNSTIEKIAPMFTDLLIKKIECLKTDWQKPWIASLEQGLPRNIRGTLYNGGNVLMLLFYTEFMKFTLPVFLTFNQAKEEDLSISKGARSFPVYYWFKFVVHKETKKTIKYEEYRKLPATEQENYKVIPQMKYYNVFNIDQTDFAGKYPERYERMKKGEQPEDYSDGMIYEALDELVCLQNWYCPIKVQYSDSAYYSPSSDHIVCPQREQFPQGAEYYGTLLHEMAHSTGSPQRLNRTFGSFFGDALYAREELVAELTAALCGAFFGYAAAPQENNAAYLKHWLTKLKEEPAFLVEILGDVNKAAKMIADKVTEPMNEPAAA, encoded by the coding sequence ATGGCAACAACGAACAGCACCATCGAAAAGATTGCACCGATGTTCACCGATTTGTTAATCAAGAAAATCGAGTGCTTGAAAACGGATTGGCAAAAACCGTGGATAGCGAGCCTTGAACAAGGTTTGCCCCGCAACATCAGAGGAACGCTCTACAACGGCGGCAATGTCTTGATGTTATTGTTCTACACCGAGTTTATGAAATTCACTTTGCCCGTGTTCCTCACGTTCAACCAAGCGAAAGAAGAGGACTTGAGCATCAGCAAGGGCGCACGCTCGTTCCCCGTCTATTATTGGTTCAAGTTCGTGGTACACAAGGAGACGAAAAAGACAATCAAGTACGAGGAATACCGCAAGTTGCCCGCAACCGAGCAGGAAAATTACAAGGTCATCCCGCAGATGAAGTATTACAATGTCTTTAACATCGACCAGACCGATTTTGCAGGGAAATACCCCGAACGCTACGAGCGCATGAAAAAGGGAGAGCAGCCCGAAGACTATTCGGACGGGATGATTTACGAGGCGTTGGACGAGCTTGTCTGTCTGCAAAATTGGTATTGCCCTATCAAGGTGCAGTATTCGGACAGTGCCTACTATTCGCCCTCTTCCGACCATATCGTTTGCCCGCAGCGTGAGCAGTTCCCGCAGGGAGCGGAATATTACGGCACACTCCTGCACGAGATGGCGCACAGCACGGGAAGCCCCCAACGGTTGAACCGCACGTTCGGCAGCTTCTTCGGGGATGCGCTCTATGCCCGTGAGGAACTTGTCGCCGAACTTACCGCAGCCCTTTGCGGTGCGTTCTTCGGCTACGCAGCCGCACCGCAGGAGAACAACGCCGCCTATCTGAAACACTGGCTCACCAAGCTAAAGGAAGAACCCGCCTTTTTGGTGGAGATATTGGGGGACGTGAACAAGGCGGCGAAGATGATTGCCGACAAGGTAACCGAACCGATGAACGAACCCGCAGCAGCCTAA
- a CDS encoding ankyrin repeat domain-containing protein, whose translation MKKLFDAINKGDFDTVKQVIEKNPVLINCIEKGWRKRDEGLCPLRIAIKNCHYDIVCFLIDAGANVNDYTPKDDMYISHQAVYTAVTHCIPKYGLQCGIYEDSLKILKYLIEHRMDINLTDNNGVNSFFHGVNLSHSMIHPTSDMFESDLPDTLIWNPEFDVNIAYQRFKEVFTLLLEHGANTDIPDYWKEQSASWEGFNAKIKWAKNLLNLCNREK comes from the coding sequence ATGAAAAAGTTATTTGATGCGATAAATAAAGGAGATTTCGATACAGTTAAGCAAGTGATAGAAAAAAATCCTGTTCTTATCAATTGCATAGAAAAAGGATGGCGCAAAAGAGATGAAGGTTTGTGCCCTTTACGCATAGCAATCAAGAATTGTCACTATGATATTGTCTGTTTCTTAATAGATGCGGGTGCGAATGTAAATGATTATACTCCCAAAGATGATATGTATATAAGTCACCAAGCTGTCTATACCGCTGTTACACATTGCATACCCAAATATGGGTTACAATGCGGTATATACGAAGATTCTTTAAAAATATTGAAGTATCTTATTGAACATCGGATGGACATCAACCTTACAGATAACAATGGAGTTAATAGTTTCTTTCATGGAGTAAATCTCTCTCACTCAATGATACATCCGACATCGGATATGTTTGAATCCGATTTGCCTGATACCCTAATTTGGAATCCGGAATTTGATGTAAATATAGCTTATCAAAGATTCAAAGAAGTATTCACACTCCTTTTGGAGCATGGTGCCAATACTGATATCCCTGATTATTGGAAAGAGCAGTCTGCATCTTGGGAGGGGTTTAATGCAAAAATCAAATGGGCTAAGAATTTATTAAATCTATGCAATAGAGAAAAGTAG